The Aeromicrobium yanjiei genome includes a region encoding these proteins:
- a CDS encoding aldehyde dehydrogenase family protein, which translates to MTVTPDISAPIEHTKLLIGGEFVDALDGKVFDTINPSTGEVITQVAEGSAADVDRAVAVAREAFENGPWRRMKPNERAAALWRLGDLLLADADEMGRVETLDQGKPFAFAKGGDVPSAAGLFHYMSGFATKLEGATIPISAPGNFHTYTRREALGVVGLIVPWNFPLTISAWKLAPALAAGNTVVLKPAEATPLSALRLGQLALEAGIPPGVFNVVNGYGSTVGQRLAEHPDVDKVSFTGSTATGRRILDSAKGNLKRVTLELGGKSANIIFPDADIEAAIAGSSAGIFFNAGQACAAASRLYVHDDVYDEVVAGMAEKARQIKVGDGFDPTSEIGPVASKEHFERVSGYLEVGKGEGEVVTGGARIGERGYFIEPTIFAGAAPDSRIIKEEIFGPVVVASRFSDTEDVIAQANDTRYGLASGIWTSNVSTAHSVAARIQAGTVWVNSYGVFDPSMPFGGMKESGWGREMGHDVMHDYTDVKTVCVNIDA; encoded by the coding sequence ATGACTGTTACACCTGACATCAGCGCGCCCATCGAGCACACCAAGCTCCTGATCGGCGGCGAGTTCGTCGACGCTCTCGACGGCAAGGTCTTCGACACGATCAACCCCTCCACCGGTGAGGTCATCACGCAGGTCGCCGAGGGCAGCGCGGCCGACGTCGACCGCGCGGTCGCGGTCGCCCGCGAGGCGTTCGAGAACGGCCCGTGGCGTCGCATGAAGCCGAATGAGCGCGCTGCAGCCCTGTGGCGTCTCGGTGACCTGCTGCTCGCCGACGCCGACGAGATGGGTCGCGTCGAGACCCTGGACCAGGGCAAGCCGTTCGCGTTCGCGAAGGGCGGCGACGTGCCGTCCGCGGCCGGGCTCTTCCACTACATGTCGGGCTTCGCGACCAAGCTGGAGGGCGCCACGATCCCGATCTCGGCGCCGGGCAACTTCCACACCTACACGCGTCGTGAGGCGCTCGGTGTCGTCGGCCTGATCGTGCCGTGGAACTTCCCCCTGACGATCAGCGCCTGGAAGCTGGCCCCGGCCCTCGCGGCCGGCAACACGGTCGTCCTGAAGCCCGCCGAGGCGACGCCGCTGTCGGCGCTGCGTCTTGGCCAGCTGGCGCTCGAGGCAGGCATCCCCCCGGGTGTCTTCAACGTCGTCAACGGCTACGGATCGACGGTCGGGCAGCGCCTGGCCGAGCACCCGGACGTCGACAAGGTGTCGTTCACGGGCTCGACCGCGACCGGACGACGCATCCTCGACTCGGCGAAGGGCAACCTCAAGCGGGTCACCCTCGAGCTCGGCGGCAAGAGCGCGAACATCATCTTCCCGGACGCCGACATCGAGGCCGCTATCGCGGGCTCCTCGGCAGGCATCTTCTTCAACGCCGGTCAGGCCTGTGCCGCGGCCTCGCGCCTGTACGTCCACGACGACGTGTACGACGAGGTCGTCGCGGGCATGGCCGAGAAGGCTCGCCAGATCAAGGTCGGCGACGGCTTCGACCCGACCAGCGAGATCGGCCCGGTCGCGAGCAAGGAGCACTTCGAGCGCGTCAGCGGCTACCTCGAGGTCGGCAAGGGCGAGGGCGAGGTCGTCACCGGCGGCGCCCGCATCGGTGAGCGCGGCTACTTCATCGAGCCGACGATCTTCGCGGGCGCGGCGCCCGACTCCCGCATCATCAAGGAGGAGATCTTCGGCCCCGTCGTCGTGGCCTCGCGGTTCAGCGACACCGAGGACGTCATCGCGCAGGCGAACGACACCCGGTACGGTCTCGCGTCGGGCATCTGGACCAGCAACGTCTCCACGGCCCACTCGGTCGCGGCGCGGATCCAGGCCGGCACGGTGTGGGTCAACTCCTACGGCGTCTTCGACCCGTCGATGCCGTTCGGCGGCATGAAGGAGTCCGGTTGGGGTCGCGAGATGGGCCACGACGTGA
- a CDS encoding sugar ABC transporter ATP-binding protein, which yields MTTQSSTVGSGAATPAPLLRVTNLHKAFNGVPALRGVDIDVLPGEVHGLLGANGSGKSTMIKVLAGFHDADGGQVSIHGRELRSPFGPRGLRDQGMGFVHQDLGLAPAGTVLEHMALDAFGDAGAMRRVDWAAERRRVNDLIERFDVGVDVDATIDMLTPVQRAMVAVIRAVGGQERSSDADRRGQILVLDEPTVFLPRHEVGLLFDLLGRLRANGDAVLLVSHDLDEILQVTDRVTVFRNGETAGTRATAGSTRDDLVQLILGARDEHVAKGAAVVRDDRPPLLSARGLTGNRIDNLDLDLYAGEVVGITGLAGSGFEELPELLYGARRARAGEILQNGETVAKPKPISSMRRGVILIPADRKGQGGVLGLTVKENMSLPFLTNRAKGFRVDWKALAVQAQEACDRLNVVPPNPDAQFGHLSGGNQQKALLGKWMDTAPSVMLLSEPTQGVDIGARREIFKLIRAAVAEGMTVLCATSDYEQLVEMADRVIVLDQGHVRAELNGDDITKDALASAVYAEEAS from the coding sequence ATGACTACCCAAAGCTCGACCGTCGGCAGCGGGGCGGCCACGCCCGCCCCGCTGCTCCGGGTCACGAACCTTCACAAGGCCTTCAACGGCGTGCCCGCCCTGCGCGGCGTCGACATCGACGTCCTTCCCGGGGAGGTGCACGGTCTCCTCGGGGCGAACGGCAGCGGCAAGTCCACCATGATCAAGGTGCTGGCCGGCTTCCACGACGCCGACGGCGGGCAGGTCAGCATCCATGGCCGCGAGCTGCGCAGCCCGTTCGGGCCGCGCGGCTTGCGGGACCAGGGCATGGGCTTCGTGCACCAGGACCTGGGTCTGGCTCCGGCCGGCACGGTCCTGGAGCACATGGCGCTCGACGCGTTCGGTGACGCCGGCGCGATGCGTCGCGTCGACTGGGCGGCCGAGCGCCGCCGGGTCAACGACCTCATCGAACGCTTCGACGTCGGCGTCGACGTCGACGCCACGATCGACATGCTCACCCCCGTCCAGCGGGCCATGGTCGCCGTGATCCGCGCGGTCGGCGGTCAGGAGCGGAGCTCCGACGCGGACCGACGGGGACAGATCCTGGTCCTCGACGAGCCGACGGTGTTCCTGCCGCGGCACGAGGTCGGTCTGCTGTTCGACCTGCTGGGTCGCCTGCGGGCCAACGGCGACGCGGTGCTCCTCGTGAGCCACGACCTCGACGAGATCCTGCAGGTCACCGATCGGGTCACGGTCTTCCGCAACGGCGAGACCGCCGGCACCCGGGCAACCGCGGGATCGACCCGCGACGACCTGGTCCAGCTGATCCTCGGCGCTCGCGACGAGCACGTGGCCAAGGGCGCCGCGGTCGTCCGCGACGACCGTCCGCCGCTGCTGTCGGCGCGCGGGCTGACGGGCAACCGGATCGACAACCTCGATCTCGACCTGTACGCCGGTGAGGTCGTCGGCATCACGGGTCTGGCCGGTTCGGGCTTCGAGGAGCTCCCCGAGCTGCTCTACGGTGCGCGCCGTGCCCGTGCGGGCGAGATCCTGCAGAACGGCGAGACCGTCGCCAAGCCCAAGCCGATCAGCTCGATGCGCCGCGGCGTCATCTTGATCCCGGCGGACCGCAAGGGACAAGGCGGTGTGCTCGGCCTGACGGTCAAGGAGAACATGTCGCTGCCGTTCCTGACCAACCGCGCGAAGGGCTTCCGGGTGGACTGGAAGGCGCTCGCGGTCCAGGCGCAGGAAGCCTGTGACCGGCTGAACGTCGTGCCGCCCAACCCGGACGCCCAGTTCGGTCACCTGAGCGGTGGCAACCAGCAAAAGGCCCTGCTCGGCAAGTGGATGGACACCGCGCCCAGCGTCATGCTGCTGAGCGAGCCGACCCAAGGCGTCGACATCGGCGCCCGCCGCGAGATCTTCAAGCTCATCCGGGCCGCGGTCGCGGAGGGCATGACGGTCCTGTGCGCCACGTCCGACTACGAGCAGCTCGTCGAGATGGCCGATCGCGTGATCGTGCTCGACCAGGGCCACGTCCGAGCCGAGCTCAACGGGGACGACATCACCAAGGACGCCCTCGCGTCCGCCGTCTATGCAGAGGAAGCGTCATGA
- a CDS encoding Zn-dependent alcohol dehydrogenase, which yields MKTRAAVIHRLNEEWKVQELDLQEPGDNEVRIKVMASGLCHSDDHFVTGDIAVDLPMVGGHEGAGIVEAVGSKVTKVKVGDHVATLFIPACGQCEYCARGMQYICNNGAGMETGMGMDGTPRFHDADGNQVGGVTRLGTFSNYLVCHEMQTVKLPEDIPFELACLASCGVATGFGAAVNGGVKPGDVVLVLGLGGVGANAVQGAKHAGADHIIVIEPVTAKHDQAAVFGATEVYASIPEAQSRIDHLTNGQGVNVAIITVGRVDGDIIGDAFRAVGKSGTCVLVSVGQSTEGISINPQDFTNFAKHFQGVMYGNCNPTADIPQLLQMYKDGTLKLDELVTRRYKLDEINEAVADMHAGRNIRGVVIHEH from the coding sequence ATGAAGACACGCGCAGCCGTCATCCACCGTCTCAACGAGGAGTGGAAGGTCCAGGAGCTGGACCTCCAGGAGCCCGGTGACAACGAGGTCCGCATCAAGGTCATGGCCAGCGGCCTGTGCCACTCGGACGACCACTTCGTGACCGGCGACATCGCGGTCGACCTGCCGATGGTCGGTGGCCACGAGGGCGCCGGCATCGTCGAGGCGGTCGGCTCCAAGGTCACCAAGGTCAAGGTCGGCGACCACGTCGCGACGCTGTTCATCCCGGCCTGCGGCCAGTGTGAGTACTGCGCCCGCGGCATGCAGTACATCTGCAACAACGGCGCCGGCATGGAGACCGGCATGGGCATGGACGGCACCCCGCGCTTCCACGACGCCGACGGCAACCAGGTCGGTGGCGTCACGCGCCTCGGCACGTTCTCGAACTACCTCGTGTGCCACGAGATGCAGACCGTCAAGCTGCCCGAGGACATCCCGTTCGAGCTCGCGTGCCTCGCCTCGTGCGGCGTGGCGACCGGATTCGGTGCGGCCGTCAACGGTGGCGTCAAGCCCGGCGACGTCGTGCTGGTCCTGGGCCTCGGTGGCGTCGGCGCCAACGCGGTGCAGGGTGCCAAGCACGCAGGTGCCGATCACATCATCGTGATCGAGCCCGTCACGGCCAAGCACGACCAGGCTGCGGTCTTCGGCGCGACCGAGGTGTACGCGTCGATCCCCGAGGCCCAGTCCCGCATCGACCACCTGACCAACGGCCAGGGCGTCAACGTCGCGATCATCACCGTGGGCCGTGTCGACGGCGACATCATCGGCGACGCGTTCCGCGCCGTCGGCAAGTCCGGCACGTGCGTGCTCGTCTCGGTCGGCCAGTCCACCGAGGGCATCTCGATCAACCCGCAGGACTTCACCAACTTCGCGAAGCACTTCCAGGGCGTCATGTACGGCAACTGCAACCCGACCGCCGACATCCCGCAGCTGCTGCAGATGTACAAGGACGGCACGCTCAAGCTCGACGAGCTCGTGACCCGCCGCTACAAGCTGGACGAGATCAACGAGGCCGTCGCCGACATGCACGCGGGACGCAACATCCGCGGCGTCGTGATCCACGAGCACTGA
- a CDS encoding ABC transporter permease, producing MTTTTPASPGTTKKKIGRKRTGEPERFALLGVWAVLFLVFALLQPDTFPTSANISNMLGSQAVLLVLALGLIVPLRAGDYDLSVASTLNLSAVVVAVLNVNEGWNIWTAVIAAIVVSMLVGVVNGFVITRFDIDPFIVTLGIGTVVQGIIYWVSNSVTITGVDRQLSDTMLTQPFLSIPLDFYYAVALCVIIWYVFDHTAFGQRLLFAGQSRDVARLNGVNVSGLRWTSMIISGGVAGVAGVIYAGTTASADPTSGQAFMLPAFAACFLGSTVLKIGRFNPWGTLIAVYFLVTGITGLQLMGAQQYVQQLFYGGALVIAVILSKLVKSRGERRRQSEVRPDVAT from the coding sequence ATGACCACGACCACGCCGGCATCGCCGGGCACCACCAAGAAGAAGATCGGGCGCAAGCGCACCGGGGAGCCCGAGAGGTTCGCACTCCTCGGCGTGTGGGCCGTGCTGTTCCTCGTCTTCGCGCTGCTCCAGCCGGACACGTTCCCGACCTCGGCCAACATCTCCAACATGCTCGGCTCGCAGGCCGTGCTGCTGGTGCTCGCGCTGGGACTCATCGTCCCGCTGCGCGCCGGCGACTACGACCTGTCCGTGGCCTCGACCCTCAACCTGTCGGCGGTCGTCGTCGCGGTGCTGAACGTCAACGAGGGCTGGAACATCTGGACCGCGGTCATCGCCGCGATCGTCGTCAGCATGCTCGTGGGCGTCGTCAACGGCTTCGTCATCACCCGCTTCGACATCGATCCGTTCATCGTGACGCTCGGCATCGGCACCGTCGTGCAGGGCATCATCTACTGGGTCTCGAACTCGGTGACGATCACCGGCGTCGACCGCCAGCTGTCCGACACGATGCTGACGCAGCCCTTCTTGTCGATCCCCCTCGACTTCTACTACGCCGTCGCCCTGTGCGTGATCATCTGGTACGTCTTCGACCACACGGCCTTCGGTCAGCGCCTGCTGTTCGCCGGCCAGAGCCGCGACGTGGCTCGCCTCAACGGCGTCAACGTCTCGGGCCTGCGCTGGACCTCGATGATCATCTCGGGCGGTGTCGCAGGTGTCGCCGGCGTCATCTACGCCGGCACCACCGCCAGCGCCGACCCCACGTCGGGCCAGGCGTTCATGCTGCCCGCGTTCGCGGCCTGCTTCCTCGGCTCGACCGTCCTGAAGATCGGTCGCTTCAACCCCTGGGGAACGCTCATCGCGGTCTACTTCCTGGTCACCGGAATCACCGGTCTGCAGCTCATGGGCGCGCAGCAGTACGTCCAGCAGCTCTTCTACGGCGGCGCGCTCGTCATCGCCGTCATCTTGTCCAAGCTCGTCAAGAGCCGCGGCGAACGCCGTCGCCAGTCCGAGGTCCGACCCGACGTGGCGACCTAG
- a CDS encoding sugar ABC transporter substrate-binding protein, translating into MKTKKISALAAGVAALLVLGACGSSSSDGGSGGGGDSAKAEAAKAKVEEAKAIPGTDDLGSPIDVSSLKGKTIYSIPIDSKAEFYSVGEKAMKKVAAEAGIKFVTFPSDGTQTSFQQGIQQAINAKAGAIMLNGPLAETLGPQIDAAKKAGIPVIPLHLSDSEGEGTPGLEYEAFAPFNQAARLFTQYAIANLKGDPVHALVIQSSETGPSAGMVKTIQDTLKSEGPSGSKTTVMNVPVAQWSTQIQGQVQSALLKDPKINAVLPIYDNMALYAVPGIKQAAPNRDIKVYSFNGTPAILKMVKDGSVAVNVAENPDWVSYVNLDVAFRAMLGEDPIKGETGPLRLIDASNVDETGNPPQSGKGFGDEYPDAFLKLWGLK; encoded by the coding sequence ATGAAGACCAAGAAGATCTCGGCACTCGCGGCCGGCGTTGCCGCGCTGCTCGTGCTCGGCGCCTGCGGCAGCAGCTCGTCCGACGGCGGCTCCGGCGGCGGAGGTGACTCCGCGAAGGCCGAGGCCGCCAAGGCCAAGGTCGAGGAGGCCAAGGCCATCCCCGGAACCGATGACCTCGGTTCGCCGATCGACGTCTCGTCCCTCAAGGGCAAGACGATCTACTCGATCCCGATCGACAGCAAGGCCGAGTTCTACTCGGTCGGCGAGAAGGCCATGAAGAAGGTCGCGGCCGAGGCCGGGATCAAGTTCGTGACCTTCCCCTCGGACGGCACGCAGACCTCGTTCCAGCAGGGCATCCAGCAGGCGATCAACGCCAAGGCCGGAGCGATCATGCTGAACGGTCCGCTCGCGGAGACCCTCGGCCCGCAGATCGACGCGGCCAAGAAGGCCGGCATCCCCGTCATCCCGCTCCACCTCAGCGACAGCGAGGGTGAGGGCACCCCGGGTCTGGAGTACGAGGCGTTCGCCCCGTTCAACCAGGCAGCCCGTCTGTTCACGCAGTACGCGATCGCCAACCTCAAGGGCGATCCGGTCCACGCGCTCGTCATCCAGTCCTCGGAGACCGGCCCGTCGGCCGGCATGGTCAAGACGATCCAGGACACCCTGAAGTCCGAGGGCCCCAGCGGCTCCAAGACCACGGTCATGAACGTGCCCGTCGCCCAGTGGTCGACGCAGATCCAGGGCCAGGTGCAGTCGGCGCTGCTGAAGGATCCGAAGATCAACGCCGTCCTGCCGATCTACGACAACATGGCGCTCTACGCGGTGCCCGGCATCAAGCAGGCCGCGCCCAACCGTGACATCAAGGTCTACTCGTTCAACGGCACCCCGGCCATCCTCAAGATGGTCAAGGACGGCTCGGTCGCGGTCAACGTCGCGGAGAACCCGGACTGGGTCTCGTACGTCAACCTGGACGTCGCGTTCCGCGCGATGCTCGGTGAGGACCCGATCAAGGGTGAGACCGGACCGCTGCGCCTCATCGACGCCTCGAACGTCGACGAGACCGGCAACCCGCCGCAGAGCGGCAAGGGATTCGGCGACGAGTACCCGGACGCGTTCCTCAAGCTGTGGGGCCTCAAGTAA